The genomic stretch TATTCCAGGCGGGGAGAGCACTACGATTGGCAAGCTGATGCGTAAGTATGGTTTTATCGAGGCAATTAGGCAGTTCTCTGAAGAGGGGAAGCCGATCTTTGGTACTTGTGCCGGTCTTATCGTTATGGCCAAGCAAATATCTGGGCAAGATGATGCTCATCTTAGCTTAATGAACATAACCGTTTCTCGTAACGCATTTGGACGCCAGCGTGAGAGCTTTGAAACAGATTTAGAAGTAGTAGGCATTGATGAACCTGTGCGTGCAGTGTTCATCCGTGCTCCGCTTATCGAGTCTGTTGGTGAGGGTG from Paenibacillus polygoni encodes the following:
- the pdxT gene encoding pyridoxal 5'-phosphate synthase glutaminase subunit PdxT, with product MKIGVLALQGAVAEHIRTTELAGAEGIAVKRVEQLHELDGLIIPGGESTTIGKLMRKYGFIEAIRQFSEEGKPIFGTCAGLIVMAKQISGQDDAHLSLMNITVSRNAFGRQRESFETDLEVVGIDEPVRAVFIRAPLIESVGEGVEVLSTYHDEIVTAREGHLLVSSFHPELTDDYRLHQYFVNMVESSLKSLR